The Methanomicrobiales archaeon HGW-Methanomicrobiales-1 genome includes a region encoding these proteins:
- the purF gene encoding amidophosphoribosyltransferase: MCGIVGIVDAGGAAIQLYYALYALQHRGQESAGISTFDGLNLQKFKGQGLVADVFSTTVLSDLKGSAGIGHVRYPTTGANLPENIQPLNFQFKDHFISIAHNGNLVNTAELRAEFEQTGQLFITTTDTEIIAKILINEISNAGCVEDAVHLCMRKLRGSYSIVMMIDGIIYAFRDPLGIKPFCIGKTENGYMVASESVAIDALSAKLIRDVKPGELIRIDADGVKCTQIAVAGKRAHCIFEYIYFARADSIIDGVLVYTVRRQIGQKLFEEDPVKADSVCSVPDSGTAYAIGYAEASKIPFVESLMKNRYMGRTFIMPSQKEREKAVRIKLNPIPAHLMNKSIVLIDDSIVRGTTSKRIIEMMRDAGAREIHMRIGSPAIKAPCYLGVDMPTREELIASNRIEEEVRHSITATSLHHVSLDALVEAIGIGQEDLCTGCLTGCYPVQIDGEHTKARQIDFVDGTYQSKLGTFEAEI; encoded by the coding sequence CCATCCAGCTCTATTATGCCCTATATGCTCTCCAGCATCGCGGGCAGGAAAGCGCCGGGATTTCCACGTTTGATGGCCTGAACCTCCAGAAATTCAAGGGGCAGGGCCTTGTCGCCGATGTTTTTTCTACGACTGTTTTATCAGATCTGAAAGGTTCGGCCGGAATCGGCCATGTACGGTATCCTACAACGGGTGCGAATCTTCCTGAAAATATCCAGCCGCTCAACTTCCAGTTCAAGGACCATTTCATCTCGATCGCCCACAACGGGAACCTGGTCAATACCGCAGAACTCAGGGCTGAGTTCGAGCAGACGGGGCAACTCTTTATCACCACCACTGATACCGAGATCATTGCAAAGATCTTAATCAACGAGATCAGCAACGCGGGCTGCGTTGAGGATGCCGTTCATCTCTGTATGCGCAAACTCCGTGGTTCGTATTCGATAGTGATGATGATCGATGGGATCATCTATGCTTTCAGGGATCCGCTGGGCATCAAGCCGTTCTGTATAGGAAAGACCGAGAACGGCTACATGGTCGCATCCGAAAGTGTTGCAATCGATGCGCTCAGTGCAAAGCTCATCCGTGATGTAAAACCCGGGGAACTGATCCGGATCGATGCGGATGGGGTAAAATGCACCCAGATCGCGGTGGCCGGTAAACGGGCGCACTGCATCTTTGAATACATCTATTTTGCCCGGGCAGATTCGATCATCGACGGTGTGCTGGTGTATACTGTGCGCCGTCAGATTGGCCAGAAACTCTTTGAAGAAGATCCCGTAAAGGCCGATTCCGTTTGTTCGGTCCCTGACTCCGGGACTGCGTATGCGATCGGGTACGCAGAAGCGTCAAAGATCCCCTTCGTTGAGTCCCTGATGAAGAACCGGTACATGGGACGTACTTTCATCATGCCCTCCCAGAAGGAGCGGGAGAAAGCGGTCCGGATCAAGCTCAATCCCATACCGGCGCACCTGATGAATAAGTCCATCGTCCTGATTGACGACAGCATTGTGCGGGGTACTACCTCGAAACGGATTATCGAGATGATGCGTGACGCCGGGGCCCGTGAAATCCATATGCGTATCGGTTCTCCGGCTATCAAGGCGCCCTGCTATCTTGGCGTGGATATGCCAACCCGTGAAGAGCTGATCGCGAGCAACCGGATCGAAGAAGAAGTCCGGCACAGCATCACCGCAACATCCCTTCACCACGTCTCGCTCGATGCGCTGGTAGAGGCGATTGGTATTGGGCAGGAGGATCTCTGTACTGGCTGTCTCACGGGTTGTTACCCGGTGCAGATTGATGGCGAACATACCAAGGCCCGGCAGATTGATTTTGTGGATGGAACCTACCAGTCCAAGCTCGGTACGTTTGAAGCCGAGATCTGA
- a CDS encoding cytochrome C biogenesis protein CcdA: MATLDPSIAGIFIFGLIAGICPCNSVLCLGLIGYLTSGNTRLSFLNILKLTVSFCFGTILILLPLGVIAGYIGKYLLFLNSTIAWAIGGVLLTLMGLQLLHVYKPPIRSIFNFFKVPTSYTVTGAFLLGLSFGAITVGRGAPMLLIVLTYIALYQTAVQGFFTILVYAVGLSIPLIVISSLGGALGKKIKDAARLSGDAFDRIIGVMIVFIGIYFLYLAFQ, from the coding sequence ATGGCTACCCTCGATCCCTCCATCGCAGGCATCTTCATATTCGGCCTTATCGCTGGTATCTGTCCCTGCAACAGCGTATTATGCCTGGGACTGATAGGGTACCTGACCAGTGGGAACACCCGGCTGTCTTTTCTCAATATCCTCAAACTGACGGTTTCGTTCTGTTTCGGCACGATCCTCATACTCCTGCCACTGGGAGTAATCGCGGGCTATATCGGCAAATACCTCCTGTTCCTTAACAGCACTATCGCATGGGCAATCGGGGGTGTGCTGCTTACCCTGATGGGACTCCAGCTCCTCCATGTGTACAAGCCGCCAATAAGAAGCATCTTCAATTTCTTTAAAGTGCCCACATCCTACACGGTCACCGGTGCATTCCTGCTGGGGCTCTCTTTCGGGGCAATCACGGTAGGCCGGGGAGCCCCCATGCTGCTCATCGTGCTGACCTATATTGCACTCTACCAGACAGCAGTCCAGGGTTTTTTCACCATCCTTGTCTATGCGGTGGGACTTTCCATCCCCTTGATTGTGATCAGCTCGCTGGGTGGGGCGCTTGGAAAAAAGATCAAGGATGCCGCACGGCTGAGCGGCGATGCATTTGACAGGATCATTGGCGTGATGATCGTTTTTATCGGGATATATTTCCTGTACCTTGCGTTCCAGTAG
- the trxA gene encoding thioredoxin: protein MDDEIIKIREKRIQELTEKMKHPPKVPVVTDVEETHFVEFIRTNQYAVIDFWAEWCGPCRRIAPIMEELSMEFSDTVAFGKVNTDNNQKLAREFNIDAIPAIMLYANGQLVDRIIGAYPKEAIREKIVSKFRIR, encoded by the coding sequence ATGGATGACGAGATCATAAAGATACGGGAGAAGCGCATTCAGGAGTTGACTGAAAAAATGAAACATCCACCAAAAGTGCCCGTTGTTACCGATGTTGAAGAGACCCATTTTGTGGAATTCATCCGCACCAACCAGTATGCCGTGATCGATTTCTGGGCGGAATGGTGCGGCCCGTGCCGGAGAATCGCGCCCATTATGGAAGAACTCTCCATGGAATTTTCCGACACGGTCGCATTCGGCAAGGTCAATACTGATAACAACCAGAAACTGGCCCGCGAGTTCAACATCGATGCCATCCCCGCCATCATGCTCTATGCCAATGGCCAGCTGGTTGACCGGATCATCGGGGCATACCCCAAAGAGGCGATTCGCGAAAAGATCGTCAGTAAATTCAGGATACGATAA
- a CDS encoding DUF350 domain-containing protein codes for MIFANVAIGLVQLVITIVFAVLALYIGLTVYSRIVQTFDAKKELLQGNVAVFIVVAAVFFAIAVIVVSGVTGLIMSVNKALETGIFTGDGFLILGIAFVQLILGIVLAIGAIWLALRVLEKLTPNIVVSEELGKGNVAIALEIAGVIIAVAVIIQSGVLGITSALG; via the coding sequence ATGATTTTTGCGAACGTGGCAATCGGACTTGTGCAGCTGGTCATCACCATTGTCTTTGCAGTTCTGGCATTGTATATCGGCCTTACCGTTTACAGCAGGATTGTCCAAACTTTCGATGCCAAAAAGGAACTCCTGCAGGGAAATGTCGCGGTTTTTATCGTTGTCGCAGCAGTGTTCTTCGCTATTGCAGTTATTGTTGTATCCGGAGTAACCGGTCTCATAATGAGTGTCAACAAGGCTCTGGAAACCGGCATATTTACCGGAGATGGCTTTCTCATTTTGGGAATCGCTTTCGTCCAGCTCATCCTTGGCATTGTCCTTGCAATCGGGGCGATCTGGCTTGCACTCAGGGTTCTTGAAAAACTGACACCCAACATTGTTGTATCTGAAGAACTCGGGAAGGGCAATGTTGCTATTGCGCTTGAAATAGCCGGAGTAATTATTGCGGTTGCGGTGATCATCCAGTCGGGTGTACTGGGCATTACCTCTGCTCTCGGCTAA